GTTTTATTCCAGTAGAAAAAGTGCTGACTTTTGCAGAAGCCGTTGTTACCACACAGCGCGATTGGGGCAACCGTCATAATCGCAAAAATGCCAAAACCAAATATACACTTGAACGTGTCGGTGTGGAAAACTTTAAAAAAGAGGTAGAGCTACGCGCAGGTAGTGCTTTTTTGACCAGTAAACCTTATAAATTCACTCAAAGAGGTGATCAATTTGGTTGGTATAAAGGTATTGATGATAACTGGCATTTAACGCTGTTTATTGAAAATGGACGGTTGCTTGATTATCCAAACAAACCATTAAAAACGGGTGTTGCTGAGATCGCTAAAATTCATCAAGGTGATTTACGCATTACCGCTAATCAAAATCTAATTATTGCTAATGTTCCTGAACAACAAAAAGAAGCCATTGAAAAAATTGCCAGAGAGTATGGACTGCTTGACGATACGATCACATTACAACGTAAGTATTCCATGGCATGTGTTTCTTACCCAACTTGTCCTCTTGCTATGGCCGAAGCCGAACGATTTTTACCGACGTTTGTCACTCAAATTGAACAAATCTTAACTCAGCATCACTTATCTGAAGATTATATTATTTTACGAGTGACAGGTTGTCCTAATGGGTGTGCAAGAGCAATGTTGGCGGAAGTAGGCATGGTTGGTAAGGCTCCCGGTCGCTATAATTTATATCTTGGTGGTAATCGAGAAGGGACACGAATTCCACGTTTATATAAAGAAAACGTAAGTGTTGATGAAATTTTATTAGCGCTAGAACCATTAATTGAAGCTTGGTCAATTCATCGCAATAAAGACGAAGGTTTTGGCGATTTTGTTATCCGTCATGAAATTGTCAAACCAGTAATAAATTCAGCAATTGATTTTTATCAGGTCGTTAATTAAAGATCATCTACAGGTTTGTAGAACCTTATGACGTGCTTATTTGCTGATAAAAAACATATATAGCAATAAGGCATATGGTTATTACTTAATCATATTTGTCTTTTTTATATGTTCTTTTATACTTAAGTGAGTTATTAAACTATCTAATTTTATCAATAAAATTAATAACAAACATAATTTATAAATTAGATAACCTGCCTATAACCAGTTTGATAACAGTGTTAATGCTGGGTGGCGATCCGTTGTTTTAAATAATTCACTTTTTAGTACATGTTATTAATTATATACAGCAAATTATTTTAAATTAATGCAATACAATTATATCGATGGGAATAAAGTAATTTTTTCTTGGAAGATCGCTATCATGAACATACAACAATTAAGAATTATTCGAGAAGCAGCGCGTTGTAATTATAATTTAACCGAAGTAGCAAATACTTTATACACCTCCCAATCTGGAGTAAGTCGACATATTAAAGAGTTAGAAGAAGAACTCAATATTGATCTTTTTATCCGCCAAGGAAAACGCCTAATTAATATGACTGAACCAGGATTAGAACTGGTCGTGATTGCAGAACGTATTTTAAATGAAATTAATAACATACACCGTTTATCGACCATTTTTTCAAATGCGGATGAAGGATCTTTAGTAATCGCAACAACCCATTCACAGGCTCGTTATATCCTCCCTAACATTATAAAATCATTTAGAGTACTTTTTCCGAAAGTCCATATTATTATCAATCAAGGCTCATCAAGTGAGATTATTGCCCAGCTTCTTTCAGGCGAGGCAGATATAGGTATTGATAATGAAAGAGTTGATAACAGCTCTCTTGCTACCTACCCTTTTTATCGTTGGCATTACTCGATTGTGACACCGAAAGATCATCCTTTAACCAAAGCCGACAAAGTAACATTAGATATGTTGCAACCCTTACCCATAATTACTTATCGACAAGGGATCTTTCCTCGCAAAAGCATCGATAAAGCATTTTCAGCGATAGGATTGGCACCTAATATATCATTGAACGTCCAAGAACCTGATGTTATAAAAACTTACGTTGAATTAGGTTTAGGAATTGGTATTTTAGGCAATAAAATGTATAACCCTGAATATGATGTAAACTTGGTTCAACTAGATGCAAAACATCTGTTTGAGTCACATGTTACTTGGCTTGGCTTAAAGCGTCATAAATTACAACGTAATTATATTTGGCGTTTTATTCAATTATGTAATCAAGAGCTTTCATTGGAAGATATTAAAAATCATGCTCTATTTGATCAGACTCATTCCAAAATGCCTGATTATCAGATTTAATTTATATTAATAAAACGATACATATTAAATCATAAACTCAAACAGCTCATCTTGAACAAAGATATTTACAAGTATCGGTTGCCAATAGATATTGTCGCCCAATTCAACTTGCTGTTGTTCATATTGACGATAACTTACCGAGACATCAATATGCTTTGGTTGTCCTTCTACCGCAATTTCTAAAAAAACCGTTGGTCCAGCGGTGTGGATGCGTACTACTTGCCCTTGGATATCATTCTTTCTGGCCGTTTTAGCAATACTGATTTCATGAGGTCGAACATAAGCGATAGCAGACTGATCAGCCCAATTACCTTGCTCTTTCATATCTTTTCGGAAATCACCAATAATTAAGGTATTATTTTCAATGTAACCATGTAATAGATTGACGTCCCCTAAAAAATGCGCAACAAATGCTGTTTTTGGTTGTTTATAAACTTCTGCTGGCGTGCCTATTTGTTCTATTTGACCTTGGTTCATTAAAATTATTTTATCAGCAACTTCTAACGCCTCTTCTTGATCATGCGTAACAAAGATACTAGTAACATTCAGTTCATGATGAAAATCACGCAACCAGCGTCTTAAATCTTTACGAACTTTAGCATCTAAGGCGCTAAAAGGTTCATCAAGCAACAAAACATTAGGTTTTGATGCCAAAGCTCGTGCTAAAGCAACTCGCTGTCGTTGTCCTCCAGATAGTTGGTCAGGATAACGTTTAGCAAAATTTTCTAGCTGAACTAATCCAAGTAACTGATTAACCCGCTCATCAATCGCGGTTTTGCTCAGTCGTATTGATCTTGGTTTCATTTTCAATCCAAATGCCACATTTTCTGCCACATTCATATGGCGAAAAAGTGCATAATTTTGAAACACAAATCCAATATCTCGCTGTTTAGCGCTCAGCTGTGTTACATCAGTATCGGCAAAATAAATTTTGCCTGAGCTGGCTGTTTCTAAACCCGCTATAATGCGTAGTAATGTGGTTTTGCCACACCCTGAAGGGCCTAAGAGTGCAACTAATTCGCCTTGTTTTATACTAAAGTTAATATTTTTTAAGGCATCGAAGTTTTTAAAACTTTTATTAATATTCTGTAGTGAAATACCCATAGCTACCCCTTAGTGACTTATATAAAGTTCATTAACTAAGCGTCGTTCAATCCATTGACGAATCAATAGTAATGTAAGCGACATAATTAATAGCAAAATCGCAACACTAAATGCGGCAACAATATTGTACTCATTGTATAAAATCTCTACATGTAAGGGTAACGTATTGGTATAACCACGAATATGTCCAGAAACAACGGATACCGCGCCAAACTCACCGAGTGAGCGAGCCGTGCAAAGAACAACGCCATGCATCAATGCCCATTTGATATTTGGTAATGTGATATGGAAAAAAATTTGCCAACCATTTGCGCCAAGAACACTGGCAGCCTCTTCTTCATGGGCTCCTTGCGCCATCATTATTGGAATCAATTCCCTTGCGACAAAAGGAACAGAAACAAAAATGGTTGCTAAGATAATACCGGGAATGGCATAAATTATTTGGATATTCCATGCCTGTAAAAAGGGATAAAATGCACTTTGTGCACCAAATAGCAATACATAGATTAAACCCGCAACAATGGGAGAGATAGAGAACGGTAAATCAATTAAGGTCATTAATATCTGTTTACCTTTAAACTGATATTTAGTGATAACCCAAGCAGCACACACACCAAATATGACATTTAAAGGCACCGCCACTCCAACAGCAATAAGTGTCAATTTAAAAGCTGCTAAGGTATCTGATTCTGTGATCACCTGCCAAAAAGCCGTTATCCCATTGGCAAGCCCTTGAGCCAACACTACCAAGAGCGGTAAAAATAACAAAATTAAAAACAATAATATCGCTAATAGTATTAATAATATCTGTACACTGGTCAGTGCTTGTTTTTTATCGGTTATTGGGTTTGTTGGCAATATTGGCATAAATTTACCTATAGTCAGTTATTTTTATTAATATTACGGTTAAGTCTTCGCTGTAATGTGTTCATTAAAAATAATAGTATAAAAGCGATCAATAACATGGTTATGCCTATGGCGGCAGCAGCATCATAAGCATATTGATCAAGCTTCGAGACAATCAATAACGGCAAGATTTCTGTTTTAAATGGAATATTTCCAGCAATAAAAACGACAGAACCATACTCACCAATAGCCCGAGCAAAAGCGAGCGTAAATCCAGTTAACCAAGCAGGTAAAATAGCGGGTAAAATAACATGCATAAAAATTTTCCGAGGTGATGCGCCAAGCAGACTGGCAGCCTCTTCCTGTTCGCGTGGCAAGTCAGCCATTACAGGTTGTAAAGTGCGGACAACAAACGGCAGCGTGACAAATAAGAGTGCTAAGGTAATACCAATTGGCGTATAAGCGATCTTAAAACTAAACCAATAGCCAATAGGACCGTTTTGAGCATAAATTGCGGTTAAAGCAATACCCGCTACCGCAGTTGGCAAAGCAAATGGGATATCGATACAGATATCCATTATTTTGCGTCCTGGAAAACGATAACGCACCAGCACCCAAGCTAACAATAAACCAATAAAGCTGTTTAAACCCGCACTTATCAATGCGGTACTTAATGAAAGTATTAGCGCTAATAAAAATTGTTTACTGATTAATAACTTTTCCCATTCATGAAAAGATAATTTAGTTGAATAGATAAACAAGCCTAATAGCGGAATAAGAACAATCAAACTAAGAAAGGTTAAAGTATAACCTAACGTTAAGTTAAATCCGGGTATATTGCGTTGTTGTTTAAAGCTTACCACTTTCATAACTTATACCTTTAGAACTCATACCTTTAGAATTTGCACCTTTATAGGATAGGGTTAAGTGATAGCAACACATAACCATAATAAGCAATGCCTAGTTTATCTCAGCATAAATTGCATCAAAGATTGCACCATCACTAAAAAAGGCTTTTTGTACTTTTTGCCAACCTCCAAAGTAATCGTTAACGGTGACTAATTTAATTTCAGGAAATTGCTTAGCATATTGTTTAAGGATTTCAGGGTTTACTGGTCGATAAAAATGCTGAGCAATAATATGTTGTGCTGGTTCACTATATAAATACTCTAAATAGGCTTGCGCTTGCTTACGTGTGCCTTTGCTGTCTACGACTTTATCCACTAAGGCGACGGTTGGCTCAGCTAAAATAGATAATGACGGCGTGATGATTTCTAACTGATCACCACCTTGCTCTTTTAACGCTAAATAAGCTTCATTCTCCCAAGCAATCAATACATCGCCTAAACCTCGCTGCACAAAACTGATGGTTGCCCCTCTAGCGCCAGTGTCTAATACCGGTACATGTTGATATAATTTGGTTACAAATGTTCGCGCTTGTTCATCATTACCGTAAGTACTTCGAGCATAAGCCCAAGCAGCTAAAAAATTCCAACGCGCCCCGCCTGACGTTTTGGGATTGGGTGTTATTACTTCAATATCATCTTTAATTAAATCACTCCAATCATGAATCTGTTTTGGGTTACCTTTGCGGACTAGAAATACAATCGTTGAATTATAGGGCGCACTATTATTTGGCAATCTACTTTGCCATTCAGGTGATATATTAGTCTGATAACGATTTAACGCATCAATATCACTCGCTAAAGCAAGCGTCACAACGTCTGCTTGCAAACCATCAATCACTGAACGGGCTTGCTTACCAGAGCCCCCGTGCGAATTTTTTATAGTCAGCGTTTCACCTGTCTGCTGTTGCCAATACTCAATAAAGGTCTGATTATAGGCTTTATAAAACTCACGAGTTGGATCATAAGAGACATTAAGCAATTCAACACTATAGGCTTGCCCCATAAAAGTACATATTGCCAATAAAATTAAGCTAATACTTAACCAATATTGTTTGCGAACGATAGGTAATTTTTTCACTTGATACCTCATACTATTAAAGACATTAGCTTTTTTTGATAGGAATACCAAGATTAGACCAAATTATCGAAAGATGCGAAAACGATTATTTTGCATTAGGTTATAACAAAAATAGATATACTAAGTGGAAATTTAAATTTAGGGTTAATCTTATTCAGTATTATATAAATGTGAATAATTATGTGCTGAGTATATGGATTTTATGGATGATTGTTGATTTTTGTAAATCATTATAATATCACTAGCGTTGATAAAATAACGTTGCCAATATAGTCTCTGTTTTCCCTATCCACGTTGGCGGGCTCTCTGTAGCTTGATCATTATTCTTTTCCGTAGAAAAAAGCAGATAAAATATGCAATGCACCACGTTGGGATCTACGTAGACCTGCATGTTTTTTTATCTAAAGTATTAAATAAATCAGCATTTATTTGACCAACTCTGTGATACAGAGTCTGGTGATGTAAACTTTGTGGTGAAAAATGGAGTATCCATTTCAGTTTTGTTTCAGAGGTTCATTTATCTAGAATTATTTTATTATCAAGATATGAATGGAGGAATTTTTTAAGTAATCTTGTGTATCATTTTTATTTTTGAGATAAATAATATTAAATGGAGCCTCTAATTTGGTATGTGGTTCAAATATATTATTAATATGGATAAGAGTATATCTTAACAGTTATTTGTAAAGTCTTACTGTATATACAAGGGACCGTTTTTCCTGTAAATACTTTTCCTTCAATTAACTCAGAAAGAATAATTATTTTCCAACAGATAAAAGAAGTAGGTTCTATTTATATTCAGTTAGAATTTTTCTATTAACTTAATAACCTCACTTTAAAAATTAATTTGGCAACACAACCTACAAATTAGTCTAATTAATACTTTATAGGCTTGAGAAATAAAAATTTGTAATTCCGTTTATCGATTTTAAATATTGTTCCTTCTGAAATAGGATTTTTTTTGCATTTCTTTTGAATTTTTTTATCTAATAAAATTAAAAAGTTGTTATTATTTTTCCTTATTTGTCCCCTAAAGTCCCTTAATATAATGTTATAATTGCTTTGCTTTAATAGCAAATATATAAAAATCCATTAATTTAAATCATGAGGAATTATGTATGAATAAGAAATCAAATCACAACGCAGATATTGAAAACTCAAATAAAGGGACTAAAGGGACAAATCAAACATACGATAAAAATCAAGGAAATAGAGGAAAACAATTAAACCCTAATAACAAAAAGTAATATAATTTGAGGCTAGTCAAATTAGACTAGCCTATCTAAATTTAAGTCTTATTTTTAATCATTTTCGTTATTTCTTTAGAGATTTTTTTCATTTCTCTCTCAAATTCAGGGCTGAAATCCTCGTCACTTAAACATTGAGGTTTTATTAATCCCTTTTTTTTAAAATCAGGTTGGTTGGTAATATAACTAATGAAACTTAATAATTCATTTAATGAATGCGTTTTACGTTGTTTCTTCTTTTTTTGTTTTTCATAAAATCTATTAGATTCTATCTCATCATCATAACTGTCATTCATGGTATCTTGATAATAGTAAAAACAAAAACTTTTAAAATGCCAACCAATTATAGATAAGCTATTTTCAAATTCAGTGTAAGCTTGATGCAATTCAGTTTCTAATGATTTCATTTAAAAGTAAACTTTTATCAATATTCTTGCGAAATAATTTAGTAAATGTATTATTATTAGCTCTAAAATCATCATAGTTAACTTCTTGTATTGTTTTATAATAAGCATGAATACAAATATCTTTTTTAACTTTTAAATCCTCTATATTGTGAAAAGTATTATCACCATTGATGCAATAATTGATTATACTAAATTCAGTGTTTATAGGATAGCGCTCACTATGATGCGTAATATTTGAAACTATATACCCACTATATCCTCCTGCAATTAATGTAAAAAAAGTACCTATAAATAAATTCTTTATCGTTAATTTCTTTTTTTGGATCTGTTTGCAGTTTGGACACGTTATGTTTTCTTCAATATAAATATCTTCTTTGCAAGACTGATTTTCGCACTGAATTTTCATTTTCCTTTCCTAAAAAATTATTTATTTTTATATATTTTTTATTTTATATTTTAGGTTTAACAACAATCAAAAATAATTTTTTAACTTATTCATTTCAATCTGATAACTATTATAACCTTTTAATTTTTATATAATTAAGTTTTATTAGAATAAAATAAATATTAATATAATGAATATCATTCCTGATAAGTTCTATATCAAAGTTACAACGATAACGATATTTCTCAATTTTCTTTTTTTGAAATATACATAATAATGCAATAACTATTGGTTTTATCGTAAAAAATCATATTAAATGTGATCTATAGAGCTTAAAATCAGACTGAATTCCACCATATTTTGTTTTTGGCAAAAGCGTTTTCTTACCGTCGAAATCTCAGAATAGTTTGTCAGCCATTTGATTATCATTTTCGCCATTCAGAGTAATATTTATCTCCAAATTTAAATTTGGCCATTATTTAATCTTACTCAGATGTCAATGTAATCGTCTAATTCAATGGTAAATGGTGTTTTACTACTATTTTGCTCTTCGATAAAGTCTTGCACACTTATTTTTAGATCGATATTGTCATCAGATAGATACATAGTCACTGAGTAAATGATTAACGAAATTTAGTAAACCATTCTTAACTGGTGGATATTGATAGTATGTAATTTTATTTGCTTTTCTATCAAATACATCATTATTCTCATTCTTTAAATCGTTCCAACTATAATGAATAATATTAAAACATTCCAAAGAGATAATGGTGATTTTTCAAACCAAAGTTGTTTTGTTTGAGTGAACATTAATTTAACCACATCATAACCTAATTATTGATGAAGTTGCACAACCATACTCAGTGCAACAAAAGGACGTTTTGAGGAAAAAGATATTGAGGTGCAATACGATTTGATCCATTAATCTTTGTCGATATAAAACCATTCCTACCTTAGCACAAAACATCATTTCCATTGATAACCTAGATTTACAAATAGTCACAATCTTAGTATCGACCAAAAAACAATTAATTATTAGGTAAGTTAGAAAAATCCATAAATTATCTATTAGTAAATTGTTGTATCGTTTCAAGAGGCTGACTGAGTAGTCATATAAGAAAATCCATAATGTTTTTATTTCATTATGGATTTTTAATAATGTAAGGATATATCAACTGATCATTTTGGTGTTAACTGATCGGCATTATTTTTAAAACCACTTTTTTAACTTTATCAATAATATTATTAATTGACCCCGTACAACAATAAGAGGTTTTCTTTAGTATCATACGGTAAGTCATATTCACCTCTATTTAAATTTTATTAACATGTCACTAGTGCCAGTTTCGAAATAATCATTTAAAACATTTTTGAGCAAATAAGGGGCTCTTGGGATAGCATCAACCGTATCTCCTGCAATATGTGTTGTTAAAGTGATGTTATCTAAATCCAATAAAGGATCATTTTCTTCAATAGGCTCAACCCAGCTCACATCAAGTGCGGCACCAGCTATTCTTTTGTTTTTTAATGCATCAATTAAGTCATTTTTATTTAAAACCCCTGCTCTAGCTGTATTAATAATATAGCTATTAGGTTTCATATTATTTATGACATCTTTATTTATCATATTTTCGGTTTCAGGTGTTAACCGCATATGAAGGGAAAGAATATCAGATTGTTTTATTACTTCATCAAAATCTAGAAAATCTATACGTAATCCTTCTGCGGCTATTTTTGTTTTATCGATAAATGGATCATAGGCTATAACTTTAACTCCTAATGCATTTAGTCGTTTAGCAACAAGCTTTCCTATATAGCCAAGCCCAATTAACCCAACAGTATGATTAGTTAATACAGTTTTATATTCATCATTGGAAAAACTTTTTCTCCAGTTTCCTTTTTTTATTTCATAATGCGCACGTGCTATATTACGAGTTTCGGTAAACATCAAACCTAATGTAAAATCAGCAACAGGTTCAGCATTGCGAATCACATGAATTAATTTGATATTTTTTTCTTTCATGGTATCTAATGCGATATGCTCTAAACCACCGCGACAAGTACCAATTAATTTCAATTTAGTTGCTGCTTCTAACATTTTTTTGGAAATAGGCGCTATATGAACAAGCACATAGTCAGCATCTTTCATTTCTTCAATAATACCATCAGGAATAGCTACTTTTTCTGGACCATTTTTTTCTATTTCTAAAATTTTTTCTTGAAATTGTTCTTTTTTTAAATCAGAAAACCATTCAAAAGTTTTAATTTCAAGGTCTCCTGTTTTTCCTGGAAAGTTAATGTCTTTAGCAGCATCAATTAATGTTTCACTACTTACTAAAGTATCACCTACTACAATTAATTTCATTTTATTCATCCTTTATTTATTGTTCTTTAATATAATTATCGCCTAATGCTTGTCTTTCTAAATAATCATGAATTGCATCTTTTTTAAAGCGTACAAATAGATAGAAAACAATATAAACAATAACGCTTAGAGCTATGTATAAAGGGTTTTGTGTTAAAAATATTAAAAACAATCCACCCATTATGTGATTAGTCATTACTGCAAAGCTACAGACTAACATCGCTCCAGCTGGTAGAATAAAACCAATATCTCGTGCAACATCAGTAAAAATAGGAGCTACCGCAGTAATTACATATAGTCCACCTACACACCAAATAGTTCCTGTAATTAAGGATTTAAATATATTGCCGCCAGAAATGGCGATGATTAATTCAATCATATATGGAATAGCAATAAGATCGACCATAGGCAATGTTTCGTTACCAGGTAAAATAATTGCTAAAATAAAAACAATAGGAATAAGTAACATACCAGTTAATAATGTTGCTGATTCACCATAACCAGCTGCATCATTTATAGCTAAATACCACTCACGATTTTTTCCACTATTTTTTGCTGTTTTTCTTGATGCATCAGTAATAGTTGTAAATGCTGAAGCAAATACACCTGCTATTTTAGGGAAAACACACATCACAGTTGCAGTTGCAATACCAACTTTAGTTATTTCACCCCAGGCTTCTAGTTCATTTAAGCGAGAATAATTACCAGCAAAACCGATTAAACACCCTAATACTAATCCTAATGAAATTGGTTCTCCCATAAATCCTAGTTTTTCTTGTAGTGTTTGTGGATTCCATTTTACTTTATTCGCTCCTAATTTATTTAAAATCCAATCAACAACTATTGCTAGAGGAACTGAACATATGTGGTGTGGAGCGGTCATTGTACAGCCGGGGTAACCATAATAATTTGACCACCTTTTTGCAACAATTTCTGAACAAACAAGGGAGTAAAGATTAGATAAAATCATTAATCCAAGAGAAAGTATCAAATTACCTGTTACAATATAAAGCATCGACCCCCAAAGCATGAATGAGTAATTATTCCACATATCTGATGGCATAAAAATATTGGTAAATCGACTTATAAATAATAATACTTGAAAGACTAAACCAAACCCTAAAAAGATCATCCCTACTTCTGTTGAGTAAGCTACAACACTTGTTGCCTGCCACCCAGTATCTAAAACACGCAAAGATATCCCAGATGTTTCAACCATTCTATTTATAACAGGAGTAACAACTGGAGTATATGCACCTATTAGCATCCCAAAACCTGTTAAACCAATACCAGCATTAAGACCTGCTTGAAATGCTTTTTTCGGTTTAACTTTCATTATCAAAGCGATTATATAGATAATGAAAGGGACAACTATTGCCGCTCCAAATGAGCTCATAATACTTGAAAGTAGTGTTAGCATTAATTGATTCCTTTTATATGTAATGCCATAAAGCATAAATTATTGATATTTTGATAAAAAACCTTTCCGATTAATCGGAAAGGTCAATCTATATATCTAAATATTTAGTTCTTCAACTTTGCGTAATAATTCTTCTATAAATCCCTCTTCATCCATTCCTGTTAGTAAACCAACAGCATTAATTGTAGGAAGGTCATATTTTGATTTTAATGGGCTTGTATGCACAATAATATCCCATTTACCATTACTAAGTTGTCCGTCAACTCCACCAGGATTAACTTCTACTGTTTTAGCTTTATAGCCGTTGACCTCTAAAATATCTCTTACTTTTTCAGCAACCATTGAACTTGTTACGGTTCCTGATCCACAAACGGAAATAACATTAATATTTTTCATAACATACCTCACATACCTCTTATGTTTCTTATAAAATTCCATCTCTTAATGTCAAGTTAAATACTTTAGCAAGATCTTTTAACTCTTCAGTAGTTATAGATTGTTTTATTCCTGTCGTTACCGATGCAGCTTTTAAATATATGTCAGCCGCTTTATCAACAGTTTCAACTAACCCAAAAGCATCATCTATACTTGATCCTGCCCCCATAATTCCATGGTGAGCCCAAATTACGATTCTGCAATATTCCATTTTTTTGGCTGATTCTAAACCTAGCTCAATCGTACCGGCAGGCATCCAAGGAACAATTCCTACTCCATCAGGGAAAACTATGGCGCACTCGGTTATTTGTTGCCACAAGGTTTTTGTGAATGATTTTTCATCTAAATCATGAATGAATGTCATTGCAATTGTTGATGTAGCATGAGTATGGAATATAACTCGATGTTCAGGATCTTGAGCTAATCGCGTAGCATGGCATTTTAAATGTGATGCTAATTCACTAGTAGGATTTCCGCCATTAACTAATCCCCAAAGCTTTTGATATTTTTTGCCATCTTCAGATATTCTAATAATAACTAAATTATCGGCAGGATTTTTGATTACATTACGGAAATATTTGCCAGACCCTGAGACTAAAAATATTTTATTTTTTAATTCAGGGAGAGGAATAGGCATTACCGTTTCAGATTTAATATCATTAACATTAAGATATGGTGCTACTTCTTCTTCTTTTAATAGATAACTGATATTTCCTCCGTTTCTTTCAGCCCAACCTTTTGACCAAAGTTTTTCTGTAATATCACTCATTTCTCGAATAAATGGAGCATTGTCAATATTATATATAATCATAATTATTTATCCTGTTACTTAAAGTTAATAAAAAAATCATAAATATCTTTTTCATTATTTAAAGAGATTAAAGTTTTTACTTTCTCCTCTTTGCTAAACAACGAAATTAATTCTTGTAGAAGTATTAGTTGTGTTTCAGCGTGAGTGACACCAAGAGAAAATATCCAATTAACATCAATTTTCACATCATCGGTTCCCATAGCACCAAAAGATAATGGTTTTTGGAGTTTAGTAATAAATATGAAAGGTTTTTTTATATGTATGGGATCGGTATGAGGAATTGCTATATTTAATAAAGGAGTAACTAACCCTGTTGGATATTTTTCTTCTCTTTCAATTACATTATCTAAGTAACTTTTTTCAATATAATCATGTTCTAACATAACTGTATTTATATTGCTAAATAGTTCTTTTTGATCAAGATAAGAGTCACTTAACTGAATAAACGATGGGGATAAAAAAGATTTAAAAGATATGATATTTTCCATAAAATAGTCGCTTTTATTTAAA
The sequence above is drawn from the Gilliamella apicola genome and encodes:
- a CDS encoding LysR substrate-binding domain-containing protein, giving the protein MNIQQLRIIREAARCNYNLTEVANTLYTSQSGVSRHIKELEEELNIDLFIRQGKRLINMTEPGLELVVIAERILNEINNIHRLSTIFSNADEGSLVIATTHSQARYILPNIIKSFRVLFPKVHIIINQGSSSEIIAQLLSGEADIGIDNERVDNSSLATYPFYRWHYSIVTPKDHPLTKADKVTLDMLQPLPIITYRQGIFPRKSIDKAFSAIGLAPNISLNVQEPDVIKTYVELGLGIGILGNKMYNPEYDVNLVQLDAKHLFESHVTWLGLKRHKLQRNYIWRFIQLCNQELSLEDIKNHALFDQTHSKMPDYQI
- the cysI gene encoding assimilatory sulfite reductase (NADPH) hemoprotein subunit, producing the protein MSNNKPKTVTLTQVVNLTPPQNDVSDLPLSDSERFKRESNYLRGTIVDDLNNGLTGGFNSDNSQLIRLHGMYQQDDRDIRKERLEQKLEPLINMMLRCRLPGGIITPKQWLTIDKFATEATKYGSIRLTTRQTFQFHGLFKRNLKSAHQLLHNIGLDSIATAGDVNRNVLCTSNPVESKVHQQAYYWASKISEHLLPKTHAYIEIWLDGEKLPTPDSEPILSSTYLPRKFKTTVVIPPINDVDVHANDLSFVAIAEKGELIGFNVLVGGGLAMTHGDKTTYPRKADDFGFIPVEKVLTFAEAVVTTQRDWGNRHNRKNAKTKYTLERVGVENFKKEVELRAGSAFLTSKPYKFTQRGDQFGWYKGIDDNWHLTLFIENGRLLDYPNKPLKTGVAEIAKIHQGDLRITANQNLIIANVPEQQKEAIEKIAREYGLLDDTITLQRKYSMACVSYPTCPLAMAEAERFLPTFVTQIEQILTQHHLSEDYIILRVTGCPNGCARAMLAEVGMVGKAPGRYNLYLGGNREGTRIPRLYKENVSVDEILLALEPLIEAWSIHRNKDEGFGDFVIRHEIVKPVINSAIDFYQVVN
- the cysW gene encoding sulfate ABC transporter permease subunit CysW — its product is MPILPTNPITDKKQALTSVQILLILLAILLFLILLFLPLLVVLAQGLANGITAFWQVITESDTLAAFKLTLIAVGVAVPLNVIFGVCAAWVITKYQFKGKQILMTLIDLPFSISPIVAGLIYVLLFGAQSAFYPFLQAWNIQIIYAIPGIILATIFVSVPFVARELIPIMMAQGAHEEEAASVLGANGWQIFFHITLPNIKWALMHGVVLCTARSLGEFGAVSVVSGHIRGYTNTLPLHVEILYNEYNIVAAFSVAILLLIMSLTLLLIRQWIERRLVNELYISH
- a CDS encoding sulfate/molybdate ABC transporter ATP-binding protein, which gives rise to MGISLQNINKSFKNFDALKNINFSIKQGELVALLGPSGCGKTTLLRIIAGLETASSGKIYFADTDVTQLSAKQRDIGFVFQNYALFRHMNVAENVAFGLKMKPRSIRLSKTAIDERVNQLLGLVQLENFAKRYPDQLSGGQRQRVALARALASKPNVLLLDEPFSALDAKVRKDLRRWLRDFHHELNVTSIFVTHDQEEALEVADKIILMNQGQIEQIGTPAEVYKQPKTAFVAHFLGDVNLLHGYIENNTLIIGDFRKDMKEQGNWADQSAIAYVRPHEISIAKTARKNDIQGQVVRIHTAGPTVFLEIAVEGQPKHIDVSVSYRQYEQQQVELGDNIYWQPILVNIFVQDELFEFMI
- the cysT gene encoding sulfate ABC transporter permease subunit CysT, whose amino-acid sequence is MKVVSFKQQRNIPGFNLTLGYTLTFLSLIVLIPLLGLFIYSTKLSFHEWEKLLISKQFLLALILSLSTALISAGLNSFIGLLLAWVLVRYRFPGRKIMDICIDIPFALPTAVAGIALTAIYAQNGPIGYWFSFKIAYTPIGITLALLFVTLPFVVRTLQPVMADLPREQEEAASLLGASPRKIFMHVILPAILPAWLTGFTLAFARAIGEYGSVVFIAGNIPFKTEILPLLIVSKLDQYAYDAAAAIGITMLLIAFILLFLMNTLQRRLNRNINKNN